The sequence GCTGAGCTTGTCGAAGGACGAGCAGCCACTTGCCGATGATTCCTCATTTCGCCCTTCGACAGGCTCAGGGCGAACGGGTGGCTTTCATTCTGCAGGAATCGATAATGTGATGAAATCTATATTATTTTCGGGGCGTCTGCGCGCGCTCCGCGAGACCGGTATACGCGCGGATGGCCTTGAAATAGCGGGTGCCGGTGACGCCGCCGATCGTATAGGTCATTTCGACCTGGTCGCCCTTCGAAAACCTGTCGTAATCCGACTTGCCCACGGCCTGGTGGAGAAAGCCCGAGGTGGACGTGTCGACGTCGAGATAGTAGGTGGTCTTCGTCTGGTTCCGGTTGTTCTTCCGGACGGTCGATGTCTTGAACGTCTTGTTCGTGACGAAGCCGCGTTCGACGGCGGATTTCCCGACCATCCGGTCGAACACGAAAAACAGCATGACGCACGAGGCGAGTGCGATCATGATCAGCGCGACGATGGGGGAGGTTTTGGCCCGCCCGGCCCGTGGGTTGTTTCCGTCGTTCAAGAGGGTCTCCTCTGTCCGCGCCGTCGAAGGCGGGGCGGACGCGTCAGGTCGAAGGCTGTCTTCCCTCGCCGATCGATTTTTCATACAGCACCTTCTTCACAAGGCCGCCGTGAACGTCGCTGATGGGGAAGACGATGACGAACGCGTTGTCATCGTGCTCCTCGATGAGTTTTCGGAGATTGCTTATTTCGAGGCGCGTCACGACGCAGAGCAGGACCTCCTGATCCTTTTCGGAGTAGCCGCCACGGCTCTTGATGATCGTCACGCCGCGCTGAAAATCGTTGACGATATTGAACCGGATCTGCTGGGACTTGGCGGACATGATCATCACGCCGTTGTAGGACTCGATGCCGTGCATCATGAAATCGACGGTTTTCGATGCGGAAAGATACGCGATGATCGAGTAGAAGACGTGTTCCGGGCTCAACATCGTCAGTGCCGTCGAGAAGATGATGATGTTGAAGAACAGGATCGAATCGCCGACGGTTGCCGGAAACCGGCGGCTGATGATCAGCGCCATGATTTCGGTCCCGTCGAGGACGCCGCCCCCGCGGATCGAAAATGCGATGCCGGCGCCGAGAAAAAAACCGCCGAAGATCGCGTCCAGGAGTTTGTCACTCGTGATGATCGGGATTTGGATGAGGGGCAGGAGAATGGAGAGCAGAAGAATGGAGAACGCTGCCCGGTAGGCGAACTCCCGGTTGAAATTGTGATAGGCGGCGAAAATGAACGGGATGTTGATGAGGAAGATGAACAGCGCGAGTTCGATGCCGGTCAGATGCGAGAGGAGCATCGAGATGCCGGTCACGCCGCCGTCGATCAGACCGTTCGGAATCAGGAAACCCTTGAGCCCGACGATGGCGAGAAGCGGGCCGGCAAGCATGAAAAACGCTTCGTAGACCATCGCCTGCGAAAGACGGAACGGGACGGGCTTTGTCGAGAGAAGCGCCGCAACGCTGTAATGGCATTTGTTGCAGACGAATCGTTCGCCGCTTCTGGGCGCCTGTTTATGTCCGCAGTTCGGGCAGGTCATTTCAAAGGGCGGCTTGGGTTTCCGGTTGAAGAGAAGGGTTCCGACGGTGTGAATGATGCTCATGGTGTGCTCGGGTGTCAGTCCTTGGGCTGCCGGGAGGGGGATGTCGGGGGGGGCGGCATCAGTTGCGCGATTTCGCGCGAGATGCGTTCGGGTTCGTGTGGCCAGTAGCATTCGAGAAGGGGCCGGATCTGCATCGTGATGATCTCCCGATGCCATGCGTTCCAGTCGGAAACACCGTCGGGAGGCGGCATGAAGTAGCCGTGACCGATCCGGTACCCGGGGCCGAGATGCTCCGTATCGGACGAAATGCGCGAGTTGAGCGCGATGAAGCCATCGCAGATCTGCCGGACGAGGGCGGGCGGGGCTTTTTGATCGAGCAGATGCTGGGTGAATCTCGGGGAATCGAATGCCGGATCCAGTTGGGCAAAGGAAAACATTCTGCGGAAACTGAAATCCGATATGCCCCGCCCGGGTTCGGCCGCGTTGATGGTCCCGAGGATATACAGATTTGGAGGAATATAGAAATCCGGGTCGCCGCGGCGCTGGAACGAAAGGGAAATCGAGCAGTCCTGGTGGCGCTTTTCCGCGTCGATCAGCTGAATCAGTTCGCCGAACACCTGTTCCGGCGAACCGCGGTTGATCTCTTCGACGATGAGGACGTAGTTGCGTGCGGAATCCTGCTGGGCCTGTCTGCAGAGCTCGAAGAAGGGGCCGGTGTTGCGGCGCCCCGCATGTCCGGGGAGTTCCTGGGGGCCGAGCACGAAGTCCAGGAAGGAATACGAGGGGTGGAACTGGACGATCCGGACGCGGGCGTCGTTCCGCTCGCAGAGCAGGAGCCAGGCGAGGCGACGGGCGAGGAAAGTCTTGCCGACGCCTGACGGTCCCTGCAGGATGAGGTTCTTCCGCAAGCGCCAGCAGGCGAGGATGTCGTGGGCCCGCTGGAGGTCGAGGAAACATTCGGCGGAAAACTCCTCTTCGCCATACGCATCCGTGCGCAGGGCAGGGACGGCGAACAGCGACTGGATGTCGCGATACTCCGATTCGGTGACGCGGATGAGCGGGGAGTCGACGTTCCTGATGATATCCGAATGGGCGAGTCCCGGGTGCTTTTTCACCTCGGAAAACGCGATCGGGCGTTCGAGCATGCGGGTCTTGCGGATGCGGACGACGGGGCCGGACGGGGTCTGCGTGAGAGGCGTCGTTACCTGGCCGAGGCAGACGATGGCGTTCACGGGGGAGCCGGTATAGCCGAGGACGAGATCGCCCTGGGACATGTCGAGAAAGGGGCCCGGATTGGAAAGCGGCTGGTTGTTGATGTCCACCGTGGGGAGGAGAAGTTCGCTTCCGACGTCGACGTTGCCGAAACCGGTCTGGTCGGATCTCGTCTGGACCCACCAGATGCGCCGCTCGGGATTTTCGAGCTCGTTCCGGGAAACCTTCATCACGTCGAGAAGTTCCGAGACGAGTTGCGGATATCGCGTCAACCGCACGAGCGGCGCGACGGTCGCGGTGAGATGCTCGGGAAAGCGCCAGCCGCCGCATTTGAGCCACGTGACGGATCGCATCAGGTAGGACGTTCCAGCGTCCTTCACGAGGACGCCGGGACCTTCGACGCGAGCGACGCCGGACAGGCGGCCGGTTCCATGCCGCGCGAAGACGAGGTCCCCCTCGCGCATGATCATCAGAAAATCCCAGGCGTTCTGGTGCGCCGTTGGCCGTTCGGGCGAGCCGGCAGGGGAGGGGGCCTCGTCGGGAATGCGGTTCATGTCGCGGACCAGAAGTTGCTCGGCGATTTCGAGGCTGATGAACCCTTCGGTCAGGCAGCGCTGCTCGTCGGGCTTCCGGCCGAAGGTGATGAGCCATGTGTCGTTTTCCTGACGCGATTCCTCCTGGTGGGAGCGGGTGTAGATCTGCGGAAAGGATTCGTCGACGCGGCGCGAGACGAGCAGGAGCCACTCGCGATAGGACCGGGCGTCGCGATCAGGCCCGGCGATGCCGAACTGCTCGAGATAGCGCTTCACCGGCTGGTTCGCGGGAAGGAAGAGTTTCGGATTCAGCCAGAACAGGCCGATGGTCAGACGTTCGAAGATCGAACCGTCGAGGGAAAGGCACTTGTCGAAAGCCGCCGCAGCTTCCGCAACGCCCGTCTGCGAACTAATGGCGAGTTCCCACAGATTGTGGACCTCGTTGAACAGACGGTCGCCGGACGAGTTGAAAAACCAGGGGCGCACGTCGTTGAAGGCGGGAACCGGCGGAAGGCGGTCGAGCGCCGACGCGCGCGGGTCGAACCGCTTCGAAATCTCGGAGAAGATGCGCAGGCGTTTTTCCGGCATGATGTTCCGGTTGAAGGTCGAAAAGAAGGTGAACGGGTCGAACACCTTGAGCGGCCGGCGGCGGTCGGTCGAGTCGGTTTCCGTGAGGGGAATCATGGGGAGCCCCAGCAATTCGAGTTCGCGCAGAATCTCGACGAGATCACCCTGCCTGTTGCTGAAGGGAATGAGCTGTTCGGCGAGTCGCCGATAGGCGTCAGCCCAGGGCGTTGTCTGGGAAGATGCTCTCATGAAAGTGTCCCCTCGGGGGTTCCGGAATGGCACAGCGATGCCGAAGACGCGGGTCTTCCAGAAATAATATGTGTTATGCTATATATAGCCATGGATTCTATAGGGATTTGATGCGGTGCAGGGCGAAAAGGGTGACGATCGATATGACCGACATCCAGAGCGTCGTTTCACAGAAATAGGACGCGAGAAGGAGAATGCCTCCGGCGCCCAGGAACGCTGGAGCCGTCTCTTTGCGGCCGTACATGACCAGTCCGACCCCGATCGATCCCCAGACGATCGACGAGAACATCCACCATGCGTCGAGTTGCATGCTATTCGCCCCCTTCCCCGGACGAGCCGTCGTCGGGCTGGGCGTCGATATACGGTTCGGGCGCCTCGCCGGAAGACGGACTCGGAGTGGCCCCGCCTTTTTTTGTCAGGTTTTCGATGATGCGCTTTCCTGCGAGGGCTCCGGCGTGATTCGGAAGGATTTTCAACGCCTTGTTGTAGTCGGCGATCGCCGCGTCGAAGGCCCCGTTCGCGCTGTTTTCCTCGGCATTGTCGACGAGATTCTCCACCGCCTGCAGCCGGTAGGCCGCAGCCTCATCCTTTCTCCGCTTCTTTTCGAGGTCCCGGCAGAGCTGGATGATCTTCTCGACGTTATGTCCGACGACTTCGGGCTGGGTGATCTGCGAGAGCAGGGCGCCTGCTTCGGTTGTGGGAACGGGCGCGGTGCCCGCTTCCTCTGCCGGCTGTTCCTGGGCTTCACCGGAGCCGCCCGTTTCGGAATCGGGAGCCGGCTTGGCCGGCTTTGCGACGGCGGGCTCGGCGCTTTTCGCTTTCGAGGAAATCTCGTCGAGAAGGGATTTCACGTCGCCGTCGTTCTTGAGGCCGGGAAAGCCGGTCGCCTGCTTGAGAAGGCGCAGAGCTCCCGCGGGGTCCTTTTCCGCGCGCGTTTTTGCGGCCTTCAGGTATCTATCGCGGATCTCGGCCGTCAGCTCCGAGACGCGGTTCTTTTCCCCGAGGGCATCGAGGGATTTCAGTTTCCCGATGAGCGGCCTGGGCGCCGAGAAGCCGGGCTTGAAGGACCTGACATCCTTTTCGGCGGAGGCGAGGAGCCCGGCGCGATCCTTCTCTTTCGCCTGCTCCGTCTTTCGGGCAGAAGCGGCTTTTTCGCTTTCGAGGGCCTCGCGCGCAAGGCCGAGTTTCGCTTTCGTCGTGGGTTGGTCGGGATCGATCGCGAGCGCACGTTCATACAACGCCATCGCGGCGTTCTTGTCGGAGATGAGTTTCATGTCGCCGGCGAGCGCGATCTTGGAGGCCAGCAGACGTTTCAGAGGGGCGACCTGGTCCGAGCCGGCAAGAACGCCGAGCGCATCGAGTTTTCCCTGGATCTTCGATGGATCTTCATCGCCGGTGAA is a genomic window of Candidatus Ozemobacteraceae bacterium containing:
- a CDS encoding AAA family ATPase; the protein is MRASSQTTPWADAYRRLAEQLIPFSNRQGDLVEILRELELLGLPMIPLTETDSTDRRRPLKVFDPFTFFSTFNRNIMPEKRLRIFSEISKRFDPRASALDRLPPVPAFNDVRPWFFNSSGDRLFNEVHNLWELAISSQTGVAEAAAAFDKCLSLDGSIFERLTIGLFWLNPKLFLPANQPVKRYLEQFGIAGPDRDARSYREWLLLVSRRVDESFPQIYTRSHQEESRQENDTWLITFGRKPDEQRCLTEGFISLEIAEQLLVRDMNRIPDEAPSPAGSPERPTAHQNAWDFLMIMREGDLVFARHGTGRLSGVARVEGPGVLVKDAGTSYLMRSVTWLKCGGWRFPEHLTATVAPLVRLTRYPQLVSELLDVMKVSRNELENPERRIWWVQTRSDQTGFGNVDVGSELLLPTVDINNQPLSNPGPFLDMSQGDLVLGYTGSPVNAIVCLGQVTTPLTQTPSGPVVRIRKTRMLERPIAFSEVKKHPGLAHSDIIRNVDSPLIRVTESEYRDIQSLFAVPALRTDAYGEEEFSAECFLDLQRAHDILACWRLRKNLILQGPSGVGKTFLARRLAWLLLCERNDARVRIVQFHPSYSFLDFVLGPQELPGHAGRRNTGPFFELCRQAQQDSARNYVLIVEEINRGSPEQVFGELIQLIDAEKRHQDCSISLSFQRRGDPDFYIPPNLYILGTINAAEPGRGISDFSFRRMFSFAQLDPAFDSPRFTQHLLDQKAPPALVRQICDGFIALNSRISSDTEHLGPGYRIGHGYFMPPPDGVSDWNAWHREIITMQIRPLLECYWPHEPERISREIAQLMPPPPTSPSRQPKD
- a CDS encoding YitT family protein; protein product: MSIIHTVGTLLFNRKPKPPFEMTCPNCGHKQAPRSGERFVCNKCHYSVAALLSTKPVPFRLSQAMVYEAFFMLAGPLLAIVGLKGFLIPNGLIDGGVTGISMLLSHLTGIELALFIFLINIPFIFAAYHNFNREFAYRAAFSILLLSILLPLIQIPIITSDKLLDAIFGGFFLGAGIAFSIRGGGVLDGTEIMALIISRRFPATVGDSILFFNIIIFSTALTMLSPEHVFYSIIAYLSASKTVDFMMHGIESYNGVMIMSAKSQQIRFNIVNDFQRGVTIIKSRGGYSEKDQEVLLCVVTRLEISNLRKLIEEHDDNAFVIVFPISDVHGGLVKKVLYEKSIGEGRQPST